A single window of Acetobacteraceae bacterium DNA harbors:
- a CDS encoding nitric-oxide reductase large subunit, whose protein sequence is MERDQDPDRLSPWWRRALIFTVVIASIALIYITAHTPQISPPIPDKIVNIADGSVIATKEDIQEGQNVFQRYGLMDNGSLWGHGAYLGPDFGAAALHREALILHEDQAQAKYQTSYKKLNEGEKAAINAEVATVLKRNEYDPKTGTLRLNASEAQAWKTSPAYWAEYVKNPAHDGGLKPNLITDATQLRQMAAYFDWAAWASIAKRPGTDHSYTNNFPYDPDAGNIPMPGAVLWSVLSALTLLAGIGGAVAIRDRYPSAGWVSQLKEQLPSRLKPGTATQAQRALGKYMLVAVTLFFLQTLMGGAIAHYRADPSSFYGLPLYDWFPSNLLRAWHLQCAVFWVATAYVAGSLYMAIGLRPEGDKLAHSNLLKWMINGLFAAFIVVVAGSFLGIWAGFLQLTGDFWEWFGATGWEWLEQGKFWHFLLAIGLFGWFALLFWLGRASKNENKADRALIRVFWLATLAVPLFYVPVLFIGHKTNYSMVEIWRFWLIHLWVEAYLEFFATTLVGVMFYMLGIVRVKTVLRTVYFDGILFFMGGVLGTCHHWYFTGQSQIMFAFGALFSAMEVVPLTLMCAEAWDFFSATKRDTDGGSSVVHKYAFYYLVACGFWNFVGAGICGFFINMPIMSYYEVGTMLTANHGHAAFMGVFGMLALAMVVLVLQNLATPEQWQKMEKWVKVSLIGTNLGLALMCVTSLFPGGLFQLWDVMTNGYWHARSEAYIHSHLAETIEWSRIFGDLIFILFGSLPAFVFAFKGWIGLFSQESKKLY, encoded by the coding sequence ATGGAAAGAGATCAAGATCCTGATCGACTTTCTCCGTGGTGGCGGCGCGCTCTCATTTTTACTGTTGTGATCGCATCCATTGCGCTTATTTATATTACAGCACATACGCCTCAAATTTCTCCGCCAATTCCTGATAAAATTGTTAATATTGCAGATGGTTCTGTCATTGCGACAAAGGAAGATATCCAAGAAGGGCAGAATGTTTTTCAACGTTACGGCCTGATGGATAATGGGAGTCTTTGGGGGCATGGCGCTTATTTAGGGCCAGATTTTGGTGCAGCAGCATTGCACCGTGAAGCGCTTATTTTGCATGAAGATCAGGCGCAGGCAAAATATCAGACAAGTTATAAAAAGCTGAATGAAGGCGAAAAAGCGGCAATTAATGCAGAGGTTGCAACTGTTTTAAAGCGGAATGAATATGATCCGAAAACAGGAACGCTGCGTTTAAATGCTTCTGAAGCGCAAGCATGGAAAACATCGCCTGCTTATTGGGCTGAATATGTGAAAAATCCGGCACATGACGGTGGGTTGAAACCAAACCTCATCACAGATGCGACACAGTTGCGTCAAATGGCTGCGTATTTTGACTGGGCGGCTTGGGCCTCCATTGCGAAACGTCCAGGAACGGATCATTCTTATACCAATAATTTTCCTTACGATCCGGATGCTGGAAATATTCCAATGCCGGGGGCAGTGTTATGGAGTGTTTTAAGTGCGCTGACCCTTTTAGCAGGGATTGGTGGCGCTGTTGCTATTCGTGACCGTTATCCAAGTGCAGGTTGGGTGAGTCAGTTAAAAGAGCAGCTTCCCTCACGTTTAAAACCGGGAACAGCAACACAGGCACAGCGTGCCTTGGGTAAATATATGCTCGTTGCCGTAACCCTGTTTTTCCTACAGACATTGATGGGCGGAGCAATTGCACATTATCGTGCCGATCCCAGCAGTTTCTATGGTCTTCCTCTTTACGATTGGTTTCCCTCTAACCTCTTACGTGCGTGGCATTTGCAGTGCGCCGTTTTCTGGGTGGCAACGGCTTATGTTGCCGGCAGTCTTTATATGGCTATCGGCCTTCGTCCAGAGGGGGATAAGCTTGCGCATTCCAACCTTTTAAAATGGATGATTAATGGCTTATTTGCTGCCTTTATCGTTGTTGTTGCAGGTTCCTTTCTTGGTATTTGGGCAGGTTTTTTACAGCTAACCGGTGATTTTTGGGAATGGTTTGGGGCAACAGGTTGGGAATGGCTGGAACAAGGTAAGTTTTGGCATTTTCTTCTTGCGATCGGTCTTTTTGGCTGGTTTGCCTTGTTGTTCTGGCTTGGCCGTGCAAGCAAAAATGAGAATAAAGCGGATAGAGCGCTTATTCGGGTTTTCTGGTTAGCGACTTTGGCAGTACCTTTGTTTTATGTGCCGGTACTCTTTATTGGTCATAAAACGAATTATTCGATGGTGGAAATTTGGCGTTTTTGGCTCATTCATTTATGGGTTGAGGCTTATCTGGAGTTTTTTGCGACCACTTTGGTCGGCGTCATGTTTTATATGCTCGGGATTGTTCGGGTTAAAACCGTTCTACGCACTGTATATTTTGATGGTATTCTCTTCTTTATGGGCGGTGTTTTGGGAACGTGCCATCACTGGTATTTCACAGGACAAAGTCAAATTATGTTTGCCTTTGGAGCACTTTTTTCCGCAATGGAAGTTGTGCCACTGACATTGATGTGTGCTGAAGCATGGGATTTCTTCTCTGCGACAAAACGTGACACAGATGGCGGTTCCTCCGTGGTGCATAAATATGCCTTTTATTATCTTGTGGCCTGTGGTTTCTGGAACTTTGTCGGTGCTGGTATTTGTGGCTTTTTCATCAATATGCCAATTATGAGCTATTATGAAGTCGGGACAATGCTGACAGCAAACCACGGCCATGCGGCCTTTATGGGTGTGTTTGGCATGTTAGCCTTAGCGATGGTTGTGTTGGTGCTTCAGAATCTCGCAACGCCAGAGCAGTGGCAGAAAATGGAAAAATGGGTCAAAGTTTCTTTGATTGGAACAAATCTCGGACTGGCCTTGATGTGTGTCACGAGCCTATTTCCGGGAGGCCTTTTTCAACTCTGGGATGTTATGACGAATGGTTATTGGCATGCACGGAGTGAGGCTTATATCCATAGCCATTTAGCAGAAACGATTGAGTGGAGTCGCATCTTTGGAGATCTTATCTTCATTCTTTTTGGGTCTCTTCCTGCTTTTGTTTTCGCATTTAAAGGCTGGATAGGTCTTTTTTCACAGGAATCGAAAAAGCTTTATTAA
- the argC gene encoding N-acetyl-gamma-glutamyl-phosphate reductase codes for MNLAQRNEKTTIFIDGAAGTTGLSLQKRLENVKIQQYFTLLHLPEKYRKEESLRQEMMEKADITVLCLPDSVARQAVSLAEKTATRILDASSAHRVSEGWIYGFPELQRGHAKKIAYAHRVSNPGCYATGAIAILRPLIEAGVIPENYPLSLHGVSGYSGGGKGMISTWESGNAPAFELYALNQEHKHLPEIKKYASLEREPLFIPSVGNFLQGMIVFCPLQNDFLNRQLSLAEIRMLFIKYYADFIEEEGRGIRVLDGKALLSEERLAPEEMAGRDDLLIRIHGTQKGRTLISAHFDNLGKGAAGGALTNLLLMHKGRLGLI; via the coding sequence ATGAATCTTGCGCAACGAAACGAAAAAACAACGATTTTTATTGATGGGGCTGCTGGCACCACGGGCTTGTCTTTGCAAAAGCGCCTTGAGAATGTAAAAATTCAGCAATATTTTACCCTTCTGCATCTTCCTGAAAAATACCGTAAAGAAGAATCCTTACGTCAGGAAATGATGGAAAAAGCGGATATTACCGTTTTATGTTTGCCGGATTCCGTTGCGCGCCAAGCTGTTTCCTTGGCCGAAAAAACAGCAACAAGAATTTTAGACGCAAGCTCTGCCCATCGTGTTTCAGAGGGGTGGATTTATGGTTTCCCTGAGTTACAAAGAGGGCACGCAAAGAAAATTGCTTATGCCCATAGGGTGAGCAATCCCGGCTGTTATGCAACAGGCGCAATTGCTATTTTAAGACCGTTGATAGAAGCAGGAGTCATCCCTGAAAACTACCCTCTCTCTCTTCACGGCGTTTCGGGCTATAGCGGTGGCGGAAAGGGGATGATTTCCACATGGGAAAGTGGCAATGCGCCCGCTTTTGAATTATATGCGCTCAACCAAGAGCATAAGCATTTACCTGAAATTAAGAAATACGCCTCCCTTGAGAGAGAGCCGCTTTTTATACCGTCAGTTGGAAATTTTTTGCAGGGGATGATTGTTTTTTGTCCGCTGCAAAATGATTTTTTGAATCGGCAGCTTTCTTTAGCGGAAATCAGAATGCTTTTTATAAAATATTATGCTGATTTTATAGAAGAAGAGGGAAGGGGGATAAGGGTTCTCGATGGTAAGGCGCTCCTCTCAGAAGAGCGCCTCGCTCCTGAAGAAATGGCAGGACGAGATGATCTGCTCATTCGAATACATGGGACGCAAAAAGGACGTACCTTGATTAGTGCGCATTTTGATAATTTAGGGAAGGGAGCCGCCGGTGGGGCGCTGACTAATCTTTTACTGATGCATAAAGGTCGCTTAGGACTGATTTAA
- a CDS encoding GNAT family N-acetyltransferase, with protein sequence MKQSESFRILTPHLLLTPVSRDDFEDLAKFKADPQSFSHMLGGIRTPQQTQKELEKDLSFWQENALGMFTLRLRGMDVAKKAAFVGISGVHQRPDWSGFALRFAISPSFRGKGMGREAVLSTLDFIFKAGLPSIIALVREDNLPSRRILSSVGMSPCGIFIRKQVPMWIYEAKAPLDISSLK encoded by the coding sequence ATGAAACAGTCAGAATCTTTTCGGATTTTGACGCCGCATTTATTACTAACACCTGTTTCACGTGATGATTTTGAGGATTTGGCCAAGTTTAAGGCAGATCCTCAAAGTTTCTCCCATATGTTGGGGGGAATTCGGACACCCCAACAGACCCAAAAAGAGCTGGAAAAAGATCTGAGTTTCTGGCAGGAAAATGCTCTGGGGATGTTCACATTGCGTTTGCGAGGGATGGATGTTGCTAAAAAAGCGGCGTTCGTCGGAATCTCGGGGGTGCATCAGCGTCCGGATTGGTCTGGCTTTGCGCTTCGTTTTGCAATATCACCATCTTTTCGGGGGAAGGGAATGGGGAGAGAGGCCGTCTTATCTACATTAGATTTTATTTTTAAAGCGGGTTTACCCTCTATTATTGCCTTGGTCAGAGAGGATAATTTGCCTTCTCGTCGTATCTTGAGCAGTGTCGGAATGTCGCCCTGCGGTATTTTCATCCGAAAGCAGGTACCTATGTGGATTTATGAGGCAAAAGCGCCTTTAGACATTTCCTCCCTAAAATAA
- the ettA gene encoding energy-dependent translational throttle protein EttA, whose protein sequence is MAAHQYVYVMKDLTKAFPGGRELFKGITLSFMPGAKIGILGVNGAGKSTLLKIIAGKDKEFGGEAWAADGIRVGYLEQEPKLDENLTVGENAAQGFGEIRKNVERFNEISARFAEPMSDEEMNDLLAEQADLQEKIDAGDGWELDRKLDIALDALRCPSSDSSVKHLSGGEKRRVALCRLLLEKPEILLLDEPTNHLDAESVAWLERTLREYQGTVMVITHDRYFLDNVTNWILEVERGRGIPFEGNYSSWLEQKQKRLAQEEKEESSRQRALAAEQEWIRSSPKARQAKSKARIQRYEELLADGGDRGNGSADIVIAPGPRLGGTVIEADKLSKGFGDRLLINDLSFKLPPGGIVGVIGANGAGKSTLFKMMTGLETPDSGSLTLGETVKLGYVDQSRFALDDEKTVWEEISGGTDVIHLGKRTVPSRAYVGAFNFKGSDQQKKVGILSGGERNRVHLAKMLRKEHNVLLLDEPTNDLDVDTLRALETALETFAGCAVVITHDRWFLDRLATHILAFEGDSHVEWFEGNFQAYEEDKTRRLGADSVKPGRLRYRPVVR, encoded by the coding sequence ATGGCTGCCCATCAATATGTCTATGTGATGAAAGATCTCACAAAAGCTTTTCCTGGCGGACGGGAGCTTTTTAAAGGGATTACCCTTTCCTTTATGCCGGGTGCTAAGATCGGTATCTTGGGGGTCAACGGTGCCGGTAAATCGACACTACTTAAAATCATTGCTGGAAAAGATAAAGAATTTGGCGGTGAAGCGTGGGCGGCAGATGGCATTCGTGTTGGTTATCTAGAGCAAGAGCCAAAGTTAGATGAGAATTTAACAGTTGGTGAGAATGCCGCACAGGGATTTGGTGAAATCCGCAAAAATGTTGAGCGTTTCAATGAGATTTCCGCCCGCTTTGCGGAGCCGATGAGTGATGAGGAAATGAATGATTTGCTTGCGGAGCAGGCAGATCTTCAGGAAAAGATTGATGCGGGGGACGGCTGGGAGCTTGACCGTAAGCTTGATATTGCGCTCGATGCCTTGCGTTGTCCTTCTTCGGATTCTTCTGTGAAACATCTCTCAGGCGGAGAAAAGCGCCGTGTGGCTTTGTGCCGTTTGCTTTTGGAAAAGCCTGAAATTCTCCTTCTTGATGAGCCAACAAACCATTTAGATGCAGAAAGCGTTGCTTGGTTAGAACGCACATTGCGGGAGTATCAAGGGACTGTCATGGTCATTACCCATGATCGTTATTTTCTTGATAATGTGACCAATTGGATTTTGGAAGTTGAACGCGGACGTGGCATTCCTTTTGAGGGAAATTATTCCTCTTGGCTGGAACAAAAACAAAAACGTCTTGCTCAGGAAGAAAAAGAAGAAAGTTCCCGTCAGCGTGCCTTGGCGGCAGAGCAGGAGTGGATACGTTCTTCTCCAAAAGCACGTCAGGCCAAAAGCAAAGCACGTATTCAGCGCTATGAGGAATTGTTGGCAGATGGCGGTGATCGGGGAAATGGTTCTGCGGATATTGTGATTGCGCCTGGACCACGCTTGGGAGGAACGGTTATTGAGGCCGATAAGCTTTCAAAAGGTTTTGGGGATCGTCTGCTTATCAATGATTTGAGCTTTAAGCTTCCACCAGGTGGCATTGTCGGGGTTATTGGGGCAAATGGTGCAGGTAAGTCCACGCTCTTTAAAATGATGACAGGTTTAGAAACACCGGATTCAGGTTCCTTAACTCTGGGGGAGACGGTAAAACTAGGATATGTCGATCAGTCTCGTTTTGCCTTGGATGATGAAAAAACGGTTTGGGAAGAAATTTCCGGCGGAACAGATGTTATTCATCTTGGTAAGCGTACCGTCCCTTCACGTGCTTATGTCGGCGCTTTTAATTTTAAAGGATCAGATCAGCAGAAGAAGGTCGGTATTCTTTCCGGTGGAGAGCGTAACCGTGTCCATTTAGCTAAGATGCTCCGGAAAGAACATAATGTTCTTTTATTGGATGAACCGACCAATGATCTTGATGTTGATACTTTGAGAGCGTTGGAAACAGCTTTGGAAACTTTTGCAGGATGTGCTGTGGTGATTACCCATGATCGCTGGTTCCTGGATCGCTTAGCGACACATATCCTAGCCTTCGAAGGGGATTCGCATGTTGAGTGGTTCGAGGGGAATTTCCAAGCTTATGAAGAGGATAAAACACGTCGCTTAGGGGCAGATTCAGTTAAGCCGGGTCGCTTACGCTACCGTCCTGTGGTTCGGTAA
- a CDS encoding inorganic diphosphatase translates to MDVSKIPAFIPNSNDIHVVIEIPENSRIKYELDKDSGAIMVDRFLFTPMAYPASYGFIPNTLAADGDPADALVLAPEAIVPGAVIRVRAVGVLKMEDESGQDEKIICVPSDKIHPGLAHIKHVSDLPKITLDNIKHFFEHYKDLEPNKWVKVTDWGDENEALEIIKDSVQQAQK, encoded by the coding sequence ATGGACGTCTCTAAGATTCCTGCTTTTATCCCTAATTCCAATGACATCCATGTTGTTATTGAAATTCCTGAAAATTCCAGAATTAAATATGAGCTTGATAAAGACAGCGGCGCCATCATGGTAGACCGTTTCCTCTTTACCCCGATGGCCTATCCCGCCTCTTATGGATTTATTCCAAATACGCTCGCAGCTGATGGCGATCCTGCGGATGCTTTGGTTTTAGCTCCTGAAGCGATCGTTCCCGGCGCCGTTATTCGTGTCCGTGCGGTTGGCGTTCTTAAAATGGAAGATGAATCCGGACAAGATGAAAAAATCATCTGCGTTCCTTCCGATAAAATTCATCCGGGCCTTGCCCATATCAAGCATGTTTCAGACCTTCCAAAAATTACGCTTGATAATATCAAACATTTTTTTGAACATTATAAAGATCTTGAGCCAAACAAATGGGTAAAAGTAACCGATTGGGGTGATGAAAACGAAGCGCTCGAAATCATTAAAGATTCCGTCCAACAGGCTCAAAAATAA
- a CDS encoding AI-2E family transporter gives MPYLNVLSNKELQKYARFFLAICIITASTLLLLPFLPALGWAVIISICSWPLYYRAEGFFPNSKHWRPLILPTLAVTLISLLAIAPICYFTYEASIQAIDAVPSFMSMIHTGLPLPKWFEKFPFISNWWDKNLSSAEGIKHLAQSIDVTPAANLTKNLSLAVMDITVQFTFALTAVFCILKYSNVLIIQVNRVSIRFFGAQGEALAQQIVASVYGTLTGLVLVGIGEGVLIGIIYILAQAPQALLMGLVTGISSMIPFVGTFVLLLCCLVIAFKSVAWAIACFIIGYIIQSIADQFVRPAMIGGRTNLPFLWVLFGILGGIELMGLLGLFLGPAIMVCMTSLWRAWAAPPEVREHTDGVSVGEPPVPSSIKLSPRQLREMDDIAKQERQAAYEEAEKKDRETILKLEKKFHLHTRKKNDIETE, from the coding sequence ATGCCCTATTTAAATGTTCTCTCGAACAAAGAACTCCAGAAATATGCCAGGTTTTTCTTAGCGATTTGCATTATCACGGCGAGTACGTTGCTTTTACTCCCTTTCCTGCCAGCACTTGGCTGGGCTGTGATTATTTCCATTTGCTCTTGGCCGCTTTATTACCGTGCGGAAGGTTTCTTTCCTAATAGCAAGCACTGGCGTCCGCTAATCCTCCCAACATTGGCCGTGACGCTTATCAGCCTGCTCGCCATTGCCCCTATCTGCTACTTCACCTATGAGGCCAGCATTCAGGCAATTGATGCCGTCCCTTCTTTTATGTCAATGATTCATACGGGACTTCCGCTGCCAAAATGGTTTGAGAAATTTCCCTTTATCAGCAATTGGTGGGATAAAAACCTTTCTTCTGCGGAAGGAATCAAACATCTTGCGCAATCCATTGACGTAACACCGGCGGCAAACCTGACAAAAAATCTCAGTTTAGCCGTTATGGACATCACCGTTCAGTTTACTTTTGCCCTCACTGCCGTTTTTTGCATTTTAAAATATAGCAATGTCCTTATCATACAGGTCAATCGCGTCAGTATCCGTTTTTTTGGTGCGCAAGGCGAAGCTTTAGCACAGCAAATCGTTGCCTCTGTTTACGGCACCCTCACAGGGTTGGTGCTGGTTGGGATCGGAGAGGGCGTCTTAATCGGCATTATCTACATTCTAGCACAGGCGCCACAAGCCCTTCTCATGGGATTGGTCACGGGCATTAGCTCTATGATTCCTTTTGTGGGAACTTTTGTTCTCTTGCTCTGCTGCCTTGTCATTGCCTTTAAATCCGTTGCTTGGGCCATCGCCTGCTTTATCATCGGCTATATTATTCAATCCATTGCAGATCAGTTTGTGCGTCCTGCGATGATCGGTGGCCGGACAAATCTTCCTTTCCTTTGGGTTTTGTTCGGTATTTTGGGCGGCATTGAATTGATGGGACTACTGGGTCTTTTCTTAGGCCCTGCCATCATGGTCTGCATGACCAGTCTCTGGCGAGCATGGGCGGCGCCTCCAGAAGTGAGAGAGCACACAGACGGCGTTTCCGTAGGTGAACCCCCTGTCCCCTCCTCCATTAAACTTTCTCCCCGTCAACTTCGGGAGATGGATGATA